Proteins from a genomic interval of Lysobacter stagni:
- a CDS encoding SPFH domain-containing protein, protein MGLSAVLSVVLLFAGVVLVLKAVRVVPQGYEWTVERFGRYTHTMDPGLHFLVPIMYGVGRKINMMEQVMEVPSQDVITKDNAVVKVDGIVYFQVLDAAKAAYEVAQLEVAILNLVMTNIRTAIGSLDLDESLSKRDEINAKVLVAVDQATHPWGLKVNRIELKDIQPPRDLVDSMARQMKAEREKRANILEAEGHRQSEILRAEGDKQAAILAAEGKREAAFREAEARERLAEAEAKATQLVSDAIAAGNVNAINYFVAQKYIEAFKALAEAPNQKFVMMPMESAGVIGSIAGIAELTKEAFDRQPPRVVPPPPRAGG, encoded by the coding sequence ATGGGCCTGAGCGCGGTACTGAGCGTGGTCTTGCTGTTTGCCGGCGTGGTGCTGGTGCTGAAGGCGGTGAGGGTGGTGCCGCAGGGGTACGAGTGGACGGTGGAGCGTTTCGGCCGTTATACGCACACCATGGACCCCGGCCTGCACTTCCTGGTCCCGATCATGTACGGCGTCGGCCGCAAGATAAACATGATGGAACAGGTGATGGAGGTCCCCAGCCAGGACGTCATCACCAAGGACAACGCGGTGGTGAAGGTGGACGGCATCGTCTACTTCCAGGTGCTCGATGCGGCCAAGGCGGCCTATGAGGTGGCACAGCTGGAGGTCGCGATCCTGAACCTGGTGATGACCAACATCCGCACCGCGATCGGTTCGCTGGACCTGGACGAATCGCTGTCCAAGCGCGACGAGATCAACGCCAAGGTGCTGGTGGCCGTGGATCAGGCAACGCACCCGTGGGGCCTGAAGGTCAACCGCATCGAACTGAAGGACATCCAGCCGCCGCGCGACCTGGTCGATTCGATGGCGCGCCAGATGAAGGCCGAGCGCGAGAAGCGCGCCAACATCCTGGAAGCCGAAGGCCATCGCCAGTCGGAGATCCTGCGCGCCGAAGGCGACAAGCAGGCCGCCATCCTGGCCGCCGAGGGCAAGCGCGAAGCCGCCTTCCGTGAAGCCGAGGCGCGCGAGCGTCTGGCCGAAGCCGAGGCGAAGGCGACGCAGCTGGTGTCGGATGCCATCGCCGCCGGCAACGTCAACGCCATCAACTATTTCGTCGCGCAGAAATACATCGAAGCCTTCAAGGCCCTGGCCGAGGCGCCGAACCAGAAGTTCGTGATGATGCCGATGGAATCGGCGGGCGTGATCGGATCGATCGCCGGCATCGCCGAGCTGACGAAGGAAGCGTTCGACCGTCAGCCGCCACGCGTCGTGCCGCCACCGCCGCGTGCGGGGGGCTGA
- a CDS encoding TMEM165/GDT1 family protein produces the protein MDHFPLMTAVVSTGTVALAEIGDKTQLLALLLAARFRKPWPIVGGILVATLLNHALAGWLGTLVAQWLQPEVLRWVVAASFLAVALWTLKPDKLDDAESGIPAKGAFVATTVAFFIAEIGDKTQIATVLLAAKYSPLWQVVVGTTAGMLLANVPVVLLGSKLADRLPLKAARYTAAVVFLALAAWAAIRGIG, from the coding sequence ATGGATCACTTCCCGCTGATGACGGCCGTCGTTTCGACCGGCACCGTCGCCCTCGCCGAAATCGGCGACAAAACCCAGCTCCTGGCACTGCTGCTGGCGGCGCGGTTCCGCAAGCCCTGGCCGATCGTGGGCGGCATCCTGGTCGCCACGCTGCTCAACCACGCGCTCGCCGGTTGGCTCGGCACACTGGTCGCGCAATGGTTGCAGCCGGAGGTGTTGCGCTGGGTGGTCGCCGCCAGTTTCCTGGCCGTGGCCTTGTGGACGCTGAAGCCGGACAAGCTCGACGACGCCGAAAGCGGCATCCCCGCGAAGGGCGCGTTCGTCGCCACCACCGTCGCCTTCTTCATTGCCGAGATCGGCGACAAGACGCAGATCGCCACGGTGCTTCTGGCGGCCAAGTACTCGCCGTTGTGGCAGGTGGTCGTGGGCACCACCGCGGGCATGCTGCTGGCGAACGTGCCGGTGGTGCTGCTGGGCAGCAAGCTGGCCGATCGCCTGCCGCTGAAGGCCGCGCGCTACACGGCTGCGGTGGTGTTCCTCGCACTGGCGGCCTGGGCGGCGATCCGCGGCATTGGGTGA
- a CDS encoding TonB-dependent hemoglobin/transferrin/lactoferrin family receptor: MHPVPSTLALALLFAIPAVSAAAEAAPDGGTDPQSLVAAAAAAGAMNEFDRIVVTATRTERALDDVPNVVTAIDRERMDRELVRDLKDLFRYEPGITVTGGAGRFGGIGDIRIRALGGNRVRIETDGVAVPDAFSIGSFSNANRNFVDLDTLKTVEVVRGPGSALYGSDALGGVVSFVTKDPSDYLGEGKDAYFGFKLGYLGEDNSLFGSATAAFGGERWSGLVAVGHRQGQERENMGENRSSGATRTAPNPQDSDGRSLLAKLVFAPSQNQRFKLTVEGNEDSVETDVLSALGDTSTIPGAPPSVRVASQTGDDHQTRARVAFAHEIESLDAALADSLQWQIYRQDSETTQRTREERATLRNGVAINPVLREREFNFDQRLTGFDAVLHKDLRTGFVDHAFTYGVELTRTDFRQKRDGRATNLLTGTVSNVISPDTFPVRDFPVSQTSQAALYVQDEMSFADGEFRLIPAVRVDYYKLDPELDPIFAGDNPGVVVSDLSETSVSPKLGAVWHFTQDWSLFGGYQHGFRAPPYSDVNLGFTNLQFGYTAIPNPDLKPETSNGVELGLRFSGEAVYAEVSAYYNRYDDFIESAVQVSQPPQTPLIVFQSRNIADAEIHGLEARAGADLGMLNETFAGWSVKGAVAWSKGEDRSTNEALPSIDPLRATLGIAYDRDTWGVELAGRFAGRKDELPAANQFEIPGYGVFDLLAHWNFAPGAVFDIGVFNLGDRKYWDAGDVPAGTLASSTVLDRYTRPGRSVGASLAVSW; this comes from the coding sequence ATGCATCCCGTTCCCAGCACTCTTGCCCTTGCCCTCCTGTTCGCCATTCCTGCGGTGAGCGCCGCCGCCGAGGCCGCGCCCGACGGCGGCACCGATCCGCAATCCCTCGTCGCTGCCGCGGCCGCGGCCGGCGCGATGAACGAATTCGACCGCATCGTCGTTACCGCCACGCGCACCGAGCGCGCGCTGGACGATGTGCCGAATGTCGTCACCGCGATCGATCGCGAACGCATGGATCGCGAACTCGTGCGCGATCTGAAAGACCTGTTCCGCTACGAGCCGGGCATCACCGTGACCGGTGGGGCGGGCCGCTTCGGCGGGATCGGCGACATCCGCATCCGGGCGCTCGGCGGCAATCGCGTGCGCATCGAGACCGACGGCGTCGCGGTGCCCGACGCGTTCTCCATCGGCAGCTTCTCAAACGCCAACCGCAACTTCGTAGACCTGGACACCTTGAAGACCGTGGAGGTGGTGCGCGGCCCCGGCAGCGCGCTGTACGGCTCGGATGCACTGGGCGGCGTGGTCTCGTTCGTCACGAAGGATCCGTCCGACTACCTCGGCGAAGGCAAGGACGCCTACTTCGGTTTCAAGCTCGGCTACCTCGGCGAGGACAACAGCCTGTTCGGCAGCGCCACCGCTGCGTTCGGTGGCGAGCGATGGTCGGGTCTGGTGGCCGTCGGCCACCGCCAGGGCCAGGAGCGCGAGAACATGGGCGAGAACCGCAGCAGTGGCGCCACGCGCACCGCACCGAATCCGCAGGACAGTGACGGTCGCAGCTTGCTGGCCAAGCTGGTTTTCGCGCCCAGCCAGAACCAGCGCTTCAAGCTGACCGTGGAAGGCAACGAGGACAGCGTCGAGACCGACGTGCTCAGCGCACTCGGCGATACGTCCACCATCCCGGGAGCGCCGCCGTCGGTACGCGTGGCATCGCAGACGGGCGACGACCACCAGACCCGCGCGCGCGTGGCCTTCGCGCATGAAATCGAATCGCTGGACGCCGCGCTCGCCGATTCGCTGCAATGGCAGATCTATCGCCAGGACAGCGAGACGACGCAGCGAACACGCGAAGAACGTGCCACGTTGCGCAACGGCGTGGCGATCAATCCGGTGCTGCGCGAGCGCGAGTTCAACTTCGACCAGCGCCTGACCGGCTTCGATGCGGTTCTGCACAAGGACCTGCGCACCGGTTTCGTGGACCATGCCTTCACCTATGGTGTCGAACTCACGCGCACCGACTTCAGGCAGAAGCGTGACGGTCGCGCGACCAACCTGCTCACCGGTACGGTGAGCAACGTCATCTCGCCCGACACGTTCCCGGTGCGCGACTTCCCGGTCAGCCAGACCTCGCAGGCCGCGCTGTACGTGCAGGACGAGATGTCGTTCGCGGACGGCGAATTCCGCCTGATCCCCGCGGTGCGCGTGGACTACTACAAGCTCGACCCGGAACTGGATCCCATCTTCGCCGGCGACAATCCCGGCGTGGTCGTGTCGGACCTGAGCGAGACCAGCGTGTCGCCGAAGCTGGGCGCGGTGTGGCACTTCACTCAGGACTGGTCGCTGTTCGGCGGCTACCAGCATGGCTTCCGCGCGCCGCCCTACAGCGACGTCAATCTGGGTTTCACCAATCTGCAGTTCGGCTACACGGCCATCCCGAACCCGGACCTGAAGCCGGAAACGAGCAACGGGGTGGAACTGGGTTTGCGCTTCTCGGGTGAGGCCGTCTACGCGGAAGTGTCCGCATACTACAACCGTTACGACGATTTCATCGAGTCGGCGGTGCAGGTGAGCCAGCCGCCGCAGACCCCGTTGATCGTGTTCCAGTCGCGCAACATCGCCGATGCCGAGATTCATGGCCTCGAAGCGCGTGCCGGCGCGGACCTGGGAATGCTCAACGAGACCTTCGCGGGTTGGTCGGTCAAAGGCGCAGTGGCCTGGTCGAAGGGCGAAGACCGCTCGACGAACGAAGCGCTGCCATCCATCGATCCACTGCGCGCGACGCTGGGCATCGCCTACGACCGCGACACGTGGGGCGTCGAACTGGCCGGCCGTTTCGCCGGCCGCAAGGACGAGCTACCGGCCGCCAACCAGTTCGAGATACCGGGCTACGGCGTGTTCGATCTGCTTGCCCACTGGAACTTCGCGCCGGGTGCCGTGTTCGACATCGGCGTGTTCAACCTCGGCGACCGCAAGTACTGGGACGCGGGCGATGTGCCGGCCGGCACGCTCGCGAGCAGCACCGTGCTCGACCGCTACACCAGACCCGGCCGCAGCGTCGGCGCAAGCCTCGCGGTGAGCTGGTGA
- a CDS encoding DUF6607 family protein produces MNIRLLSASLLALIIPGIAVGAPVADTSRDRTSILAMQGEYLVDFAFDETVLLQPGYERQPAMRSGGNEVVIVVQDSPAKIVLQHLLVDEKSGHVTKHWRQDWTYEAPTRFEFSADQTWQLRSIPAALTQGAWTQCVYEVSDAPRYCGTGRWTYDNGVAMWTSDVSWRPLPRREYTKRSDYNAISAVNRHTLTPGGWTHEQFNTKVLRKPDGTQVELAREFGFNDYQKTTEVDFKPAYTYWNATKEYWAKVRARWERFLGQAPGVHLKTKVDGMAMIIPLFEQAGSIEDGKKVRDAQIDAVFEKWVEHAPTEAVASQR; encoded by the coding sequence ATGAACATCCGCCTGCTCTCCGCTTCCCTGCTTGCCCTGATCATTCCCGGTATCGCCGTTGGCGCTCCCGTCGCGGACACGTCCCGCGATCGCACGTCCATCCTGGCGATGCAGGGTGAATACCTCGTCGACTTCGCGTTCGATGAAACCGTCCTGCTGCAACCGGGCTACGAACGCCAACCGGCGATGCGCAGCGGTGGCAACGAGGTGGTGATCGTGGTGCAGGACTCGCCGGCGAAGATCGTCCTGCAGCACCTGCTGGTGGACGAGAAGAGCGGGCACGTGACCAAGCACTGGCGCCAGGACTGGACATACGAGGCGCCCACGCGTTTCGAGTTCAGCGCCGACCAGACCTGGCAGTTGCGTTCGATCCCGGCTGCGCTCACGCAGGGTGCCTGGACGCAATGCGTGTACGAGGTCAGCGATGCGCCGCGCTATTGCGGAACCGGCCGCTGGACCTACGACAACGGCGTGGCGATGTGGACCAGCGACGTCAGCTGGCGTCCGCTGCCGCGCCGGGAATACACCAAGCGCAGCGACTACAACGCGATCAGCGCCGTGAACCGGCACACGCTCACGCCGGGCGGGTGGACGCACGAGCAGTTCAACACCAAGGTGTTGCGCAAGCCCGACGGCACGCAGGTGGAACTGGCGCGCGAGTTCGGTTTCAACGATTACCAGAAGACCACCGAGGTCGACTTCAAGCCGGCCTACACGTACTGGAATGCCACGAAGGAGTACTGGGCGAAGGTTCGCGCGCGCTGGGAGCGGTTCCTGGGCCAGGCCCCGGGCGTGCATCTGAAGACCAAGGTCGATGGCATGGCGATGATCATTCCGTTGTTCGAGCAGGCCGGCTCGATCGAGGACGGAAAGAAGGTGCGTGATGCGCAGATCGACGCAGTGTTCGAGAAGTGGGTCGAGCATGCGCCCACGGAGGCCGTCGCGTCGCAGCGTTGA
- a CDS encoding RNA polymerase sigma factor, whose translation MPPPPSPEPVTPATTTAPRSSFAIDVPDGLLARARNGDRAAFEQLYRWFERPVFNLALRMLGGAHGSDREEAADVLQETMIKVYGKIGDYRGGDAGGPFWGWVRQIAVNEALMRLRSNRRHHFDVPLDGDDMAVDPGPLPSAAADAATLSRALARLPSSTRSVLWLYHAEGYTHEEIAALMQRTPSFSKSQLSRGGRRLRELLEPETAHA comes from the coding sequence ATGCCACCGCCCCCCAGCCCCGAGCCCGTGACGCCAGCGACGACAACGGCCCCGCGCAGCAGCTTCGCCATCGACGTGCCCGACGGCCTGCTGGCCCGCGCGCGCAACGGCGACCGCGCGGCGTTCGAGCAGCTCTACCGCTGGTTCGAGCGCCCCGTGTTCAACCTGGCGCTGCGGATGCTCGGCGGCGCGCACGGGTCGGACCGCGAAGAGGCAGCCGACGTGCTGCAGGAAACGATGATCAAGGTGTACGGAAAGATCGGCGATTACCGCGGCGGCGACGCCGGCGGACCGTTCTGGGGCTGGGTCCGTCAGATCGCCGTGAACGAAGCGTTGATGCGGCTGCGCAGCAATCGCCGACATCACTTCGACGTGCCGCTGGACGGCGACGACATGGCGGTCGATCCCGGCCCGCTGCCCAGCGCCGCCGCCGACGCTGCGACGCTTTCACGCGCGCTCGCACGCCTGCCGTCGTCCACTCGCAGCGTGCTCTGGCTGTACCACGCCGAGGGCTACACGCACGAGGAAATCGCGGCGTTGATGCAGCGCACGCCCAGTTTCTCGAAATCCCAACTCTCGCGCGGCGGACGTCGCCTGCGCGAACTGCTCGAACCGGAGACGGCCCATGCCTGA
- a CDS encoding hemin uptake protein HemP, with protein sequence MSLRPTLLQLKPRSELLTPPIAAVAAPSLPFAAGLVDSDDLLRGGREVLIRHGGEVYRLRHTRNDKLILTK encoded by the coding sequence ATGTCACTGCGTCCCACGCTGCTGCAGCTCAAGCCACGTTCCGAATTGCTGACCCCGCCCATCGCCGCGGTCGCAGCGCCGAGCCTGCCGTTCGCGGCTGGCCTTGTGGACAGCGACGACCTGCTTCGCGGCGGGCGGGAAGTGCTGATTCGCCACGGTGGCGAGGTCTATCGCCTGCGCCATACGCGTAACGACAAGCTGATCCTGACCAAGTAA
- a CDS encoding NupC/NupG family nucleoside CNT transporter produces the protein MEAITRVAFGLFGLAVLVGIAWLASNNRRRVDWKLVATGVSLQIAFAALVLLVPGGKDAFDAIGHGFVKVLSFVGEGSKFIFGSLMDVNTYGFIFAFQVLPTIIFFAALMGVLYHLGVMQAVVRAMAWVITKVMRVSGAETTSVCASVFIGQTEAPLTVRPYIPKMTESELITMMIGGMAHIAGGVLAAYVGMLGGGDPEQQAFYAKHLLAASIMAAPATLVIAKILVPETGEPLTRGTVKMEVEKNTANIIDAAAAGAGDGLRLALNIGAMLLAFIALIALVNWPLTWLGDVTGISAAIGKPFDLATIFGYALAPLAWVIGTPWQDAPVVGSLIGQKVVINEFVAYLQLADIVNGKVAGVTLTDQGRLIATYALCGFANFSSIAIQIGGIGGLAPERRQDLARFGLRAVLGGSIATFMTATIAGVLTWFGS, from the coding sequence GTGGAAGCCATTACCCGGGTGGCCTTTGGCCTGTTTGGTCTTGCTGTGCTTGTCGGCATCGCGTGGCTGGCCTCGAACAACCGCCGTCGCGTGGACTGGAAGCTGGTCGCCACGGGCGTGAGCCTGCAGATCGCCTTCGCCGCACTCGTGCTGCTGGTGCCGGGCGGCAAGGACGCGTTCGACGCGATCGGCCACGGCTTCGTGAAAGTGCTCAGCTTCGTCGGCGAGGGCTCGAAGTTCATCTTCGGCAGCCTGATGGACGTGAACACCTACGGCTTCATCTTCGCCTTCCAGGTGCTGCCCACCATCATCTTCTTCGCCGCACTGATGGGCGTGCTGTATCACCTGGGCGTGATGCAGGCGGTCGTGCGTGCGATGGCGTGGGTGATCACCAAGGTCATGCGCGTGTCCGGCGCGGAAACCACCAGCGTCTGCGCCAGCGTCTTCATCGGCCAGACCGAGGCGCCGCTGACGGTGCGCCCCTATATCCCGAAGATGACCGAGTCGGAGCTGATCACGATGATGATCGGCGGCATGGCGCACATCGCCGGCGGCGTGCTCGCCGCGTACGTGGGCATGCTGGGCGGCGGCGATCCGGAACAGCAGGCGTTCTACGCCAAGCATCTGCTGGCGGCGTCGATCATGGCCGCGCCGGCCACGCTGGTCATCGCCAAGATCCTCGTGCCCGAAACCGGTGAACCGCTCACCCGCGGCACCGTGAAGATGGAAGTGGAGAAGAACACCGCCAACATCATCGATGCCGCTGCTGCGGGCGCCGGTGACGGCCTGCGCCTGGCGTTGAACATCGGCGCGATGCTGCTGGCCTTCATCGCACTGATCGCGCTGGTCAACTGGCCGTTGACCTGGCTGGGCGACGTGACCGGCATTTCCGCCGCGATCGGCAAGCCGTTCGACCTGGCCACCATCTTCGGCTACGCCCTCGCGCCGCTGGCGTGGGTGATCGGCACGCCGTGGCAGGACGCCCCGGTCGTGGGCAGCCTGATCGGCCAGAAGGTCGTCATCAATGAATTTGTCGCGTACCTGCAGCTGGCCGACATCGTCAATGGCAAGGTCGCCGGTGTGACGCTGACCGACCAGGGCCGCCTGATCGCCACCTACGCGCTGTGCGGCTTCGCCAACTTCAGCTCGATCGCGATCCAGATCGGCGGCATCGGCGGCCTCGCCCCGGAACGTCGACAGGACCTGGCCCGCTTCGGCCTGCGCGCGGTGCTGGGCGGCTCGATCGCCACCTTCATGACGGCAACGATCGCCGGCGTGCTGACCTGGTTCGGCAGCTGA
- a CDS encoding aldo/keto reductase: MQYRRLGSSGLQLSAVSFGAWLTFGAQIGRSTARDLVAAAWDNGVNFFDNAEGYANGEAERVMGDVIADLRLPRDGFCVSSKVFFGSAAEPGPTQKGLSRKHVTDACHAALKRLRVDCLDLYYCHRPDPDTPIEETVGAMDALIRQGKVLYWGTSEWTAAQIREAHKIARARNWYAPTMEQPQYNLLHRERVELEYAPLYAEVGLGTTTWSPLASGLLTGKYNAGVPTEARLGREGLGWLQRTVLGSEGERVERAGRFVALASELGIAPAPLAIAWCLRNPHVSSVILGASRPEQLLQNLEALELAQRVGEGEWQRVEAAVG, translated from the coding sequence ATGCAATACCGCCGCCTCGGCTCGTCCGGCCTGCAGCTCTCGGCCGTCTCCTTCGGCGCCTGGCTGACCTTTGGCGCCCAGATCGGCCGCTCCACTGCGCGCGACCTCGTCGCCGCAGCGTGGGACAACGGCGTCAATTTCTTCGACAACGCCGAGGGCTATGCCAACGGCGAGGCCGAACGGGTGATGGGCGATGTCATCGCCGACCTGCGCCTGCCGCGCGACGGATTCTGCGTGTCCAGCAAGGTCTTCTTCGGCTCGGCGGCCGAACCCGGTCCGACCCAGAAGGGCCTGTCGCGCAAGCACGTGACCGATGCCTGCCACGCCGCACTCAAGCGCCTGCGCGTGGATTGCCTGGACCTCTACTACTGCCACCGTCCCGATCCCGATACGCCCATCGAGGAAACCGTGGGCGCGATGGATGCGCTGATCCGCCAGGGCAAGGTGCTGTACTGGGGCACGTCGGAATGGACCGCGGCGCAGATCCGCGAGGCCCACAAGATCGCCCGGGCGCGCAACTGGTATGCGCCGACGATGGAGCAGCCGCAATACAACCTGCTGCATCGCGAACGGGTCGAACTGGAGTACGCGCCGCTCTACGCCGAGGTGGGTCTGGGTACGACGACCTGGTCGCCGCTGGCGTCGGGGTTGCTGACCGGCAAGTACAACGCCGGTGTGCCCACCGAAGCGCGCCTGGGGCGCGAAGGCCTGGGTTGGCTGCAGCGCACCGTGCTGGGCAGCGAAGGCGAACGGGTGGAACGCGCGGGCCGCTTCGTCGCATTGGCGAGCGAGCTGGGCATCGCGCCGGCGCCGTTGGCGATCGCCTGGTGCCTGCGCAATCCGCATGTCTCCAGCGTGATCCTCGGCGCGAGCCGTCCCGAGCAACTCCTGCAGAACCTGGAGGCGCTGGAGCTGGCGCAGCGGGTGGGCGAGGGCGAATGGCAGCGGGTCGAGGCGGCCGTCGGCTGA
- a CDS encoding PDZ domain-containing protein yields MTPLRSKPTLLAASLGLLLACAASAQTGKDAAQSRELEAARADLNRAAKRYAELSRENAPFDRAVFEREFERRFIQRPVLGVVLAPEPKVGVRIAAVTPDSAAAKAGLRTGDVLTSINDTKLDAASSEQRLAQAREQLRSLDTKAQVALAYQRDGRAATVRATPQLGERVVMMRDADGNPIERSLPLISPQVRSELIRLGPMGDCDGEDCHLPMLSEAFRWSGINLATVDPQLGRYFGTDRGVLVLSTGPELTGLQAGDVIQRIDGKPVGSPREAMAALRGKPEESRVDVTYLRDRKSATTKVTVPKVAMLRLPAPPAPPSPPSSPAPPAAPATPPTPPSAPTPPTPPQALTPPAPPAPPSPPAPPEGAYAIVIAV; encoded by the coding sequence ATGACTCCGCTCCGTTCCAAGCCGACGCTGCTGGCCGCATCGCTCGGACTGCTGCTCGCCTGCGCCGCCAGCGCACAGACCGGCAAGGACGCCGCACAGTCGCGCGAACTGGAAGCCGCGCGCGCCGACCTCAACCGCGCTGCCAAGCGCTACGCGGAACTCTCGCGCGAGAACGCACCGTTCGACCGCGCCGTGTTCGAGCGCGAGTTCGAGCGTCGCTTCATCCAGCGCCCGGTGCTGGGCGTGGTGCTCGCACCCGAACCCAAGGTCGGCGTCCGCATCGCGGCGGTCACGCCCGACAGCGCGGCGGCGAAGGCCGGCCTGCGCACGGGCGACGTGCTCACCTCCATCAACGACACCAAGCTGGATGCCGCCTCGTCCGAGCAGCGCCTCGCCCAGGCCCGCGAGCAACTGCGCAGCCTGGACACGAAAGCGCAGGTCGCTCTGGCCTATCAGCGCGATGGCCGCGCCGCCACGGTGCGCGCCACGCCGCAACTGGGCGAACGCGTCGTGATGATGCGCGACGCCGACGGCAACCCGATCGAGCGCTCGCTGCCGCTGATTTCGCCGCAGGTGCGCAGCGAACTCATCCGCCTGGGCCCGATGGGCGACTGCGATGGCGAGGACTGCCACCTGCCGATGCTGTCGGAGGCCTTCCGCTGGAGCGGCATCAACCTGGCCACGGTCGATCCACAACTGGGGCGTTATTTCGGCACCGATCGCGGCGTGCTGGTACTCAGCACCGGTCCGGAACTCACGGGCCTGCAGGCGGGCGACGTGATCCAGCGCATCGATGGCAAGCCGGTGGGTTCGCCGCGCGAGGCCATGGCAGCACTGCGAGGCAAGCCGGAGGAGAGCCGCGTGGATGTGACCTATCTGCGCGACCGCAAGAGCGCGACCACCAAGGTCACCGTGCCCAAGGTGGCGATGCTGCGCCTGCCGGCGCCACCCGCACCGCCATCCCCTCCTTCGTCGCCGGCTCCGCCCGCCGCGCCGGCTACGCCCCCCACGCCTCCGTCGGCGCCGACACCCCCGACGCCTCCGCAGGCACTCACGCCGCCGGCTCCGCCCGCGCCACCGTCCCCGCCCGCGCCACCCGAAGGGGCGTACGCGATCGTCATCGCGGTCTGA
- a CDS encoding GGDEF domain-containing protein produces the protein MLGTGGRVRDVIAALLARPDEIMLEIGAGGELMVARLRVVIAAMLLVLPVANALGGGSVKDTMIGLAGAILVNVFAHLWLSLARRRRLFRWLPFASSAFDVTATTVLLILLAADHLPAGLNNLTAWCGYVVAIVLTAPRSDGRIALFAGALAIGQYALLVLAVFATAASPEQLISSDYGAITWAGQAQRVLLLMIFTLITAMVVYRMQRLVEMSGTDGLTRLPNRTWLMYRVPRLFDSVRHDGDSLTLALIDLDHFRRINESHGHHAGDRALRHVVAVLRELSEPGEWLVRIGGEEFVLLLRKPIGTAWERVDAIRRGLGERPFEPERGADNVALSFSAGLAGFPHEGTDLSRLLRRADGRLQQAKLQGRNRVVARDG, from the coding sequence ATGCTCGGCACCGGTGGCAGGGTCCGCGATGTCATCGCCGCGTTGTTGGCGAGGCCGGACGAAATCATGCTGGAGATCGGCGCCGGCGGCGAGCTGATGGTCGCGCGCCTGCGCGTGGTCATCGCCGCGATGCTGCTGGTGTTGCCGGTGGCGAACGCCCTGGGCGGCGGCAGCGTGAAGGACACCATGATCGGCCTGGCCGGCGCGATCCTGGTGAACGTGTTCGCCCACCTGTGGCTGTCGCTGGCACGGCGCCGGCGCTTGTTCCGCTGGTTGCCGTTCGCCTCATCGGCCTTCGACGTGACGGCCACGACGGTGCTGCTGATCCTGCTTGCCGCCGACCACCTGCCGGCGGGCCTGAACAACCTCACCGCGTGGTGCGGCTACGTGGTGGCCATCGTCCTTACCGCGCCGCGCAGCGATGGACGCATCGCTTTGTTCGCCGGCGCGCTGGCGATCGGGCAGTACGCGCTGCTGGTGCTGGCGGTGTTCGCCACGGCCGCCTCGCCCGAACAACTGATCTCCAGCGACTACGGCGCGATCACCTGGGCCGGGCAGGCTCAGCGCGTGCTGCTGTTGATGATCTTCACCCTGATCACCGCGATGGTGGTCTACCGCATGCAGCGCCTGGTGGAGATGTCCGGCACTGACGGCCTCACGCGCCTGCCCAATCGCACCTGGCTGATGTACCGCGTGCCGCGCCTGTTCGACAGCGTCCGCCATGACGGCGACAGCCTGACCCTGGCGCTCATCGACCTGGACCACTTCCGGCGCATCAACGAAAGTCACGGCCACCACGCCGGCGACCGCGCCCTGCGTCACGTGGTCGCGGTGCTGCGCGAGCTGTCCGAGCCGGGGGAATGGCTGGTGCGCATCGGTGGCGAGGAGTTCGTGCTGCTGCTGCGCAAACCCATCGGCACGGCGTGGGAACGCGTGGACGCGATCCGCCGGGGTCTTGGGGAACGCCCGTTCGAACCCGAGCGCGGCGCGGACAACGTCGCGCTGAGTTTCAGCGCCGGCCTGGCGGGCTTCCCGCACGAGGGCACGGACCTCTCCCGCCTGCTGCGCCGGGCCGACGGCCGCCTGCAACAGGCCAAGCTGCAGGGCCGCAATCGGGTCGTCGCCCGCGACGGCTGA
- a CDS encoding NfeD family protein translates to MQWNWETVTWAAVALLLFAAETMAPGAFMLWLGFAAAAVFLIVLVVPGVPVLAQVAAFVLLSFVSIQVYRTWFRGREPRSDRPTLNRRAEALIGRVVPLERAIVNGHGRVQIADAFWDVTGPELPAGTVVRVVASRGMSLLVEPAV, encoded by the coding sequence ATGCAGTGGAACTGGGAAACGGTGACATGGGCCGCGGTGGCGCTGCTGCTGTTCGCGGCCGAGACGATGGCGCCCGGTGCGTTCATGTTGTGGCTCGGCTTCGCCGCGGCCGCCGTGTTCCTGATCGTGCTGGTGGTGCCGGGCGTTCCGGTGCTGGCGCAGGTGGCGGCGTTCGTGCTGCTGAGTTTCGTGTCGATCCAGGTCTACCGTACCTGGTTCCGCGGCCGTGAGCCGCGCAGCGATCGCCCCACGCTCAACCGTCGCGCCGAAGCGCTGATCGGACGCGTGGTGCCGCTGGAGCGGGCCATCGTCAACGGCCACGGGCGTGTGCAGATCGCCGATGCGTTCTGGGACGTGACGGGGCCGGAGCTGCCGGCCGGCACGGTCGTGCGCGTCGTCGCCAGCCGTGGCATGAGCCTGCTCGTCGAGCCGGCGGTGTGA